In bacterium, a single window of DNA contains:
- a CDS encoding DUF4254 domain-containing protein, translating into MIEWFMDLTELWHKTGPLSPEDPYTPKGMLQKLHYHNFSLWHLEDEARRTDVTDAEIAKIKRAIDKHNQQRNDGVEQIDIWIDNVLTTAGIRPGDEIECNSEPPGLIIDRLSILCLKIYHMLEQTERKDLSKDEIDYCMLRSKILLEQRKDLAAALDALFLDLRQAAKRHKVYRQFKLYNDPRFNPALYRNR; encoded by the coding sequence ATGGCACAAAACCGGCCCCCTGTCTCCCGAGGATCCCTATACTCCGAAGGGCATGTTGCAAAAGCTGCACTATCACAACTTTAGTCTATGGCATCTCGAAGATGAGGCGCGGCGCACCGATGTGACCGACGCTGAAATCGCTAAAATCAAGCGGGCTATTGACAAACATAATCAGCAGCGCAACGACGGAGTGGAGCAGATTGATATCTGGATCGACAACGTGCTCACCACTGCCGGCATCCGACCGGGGGATGAGATTGAGTGCAATTCAGAACCGCCGGGATTAATCATTGACCGCCTTTCCATACTTTGTCTGAAGATCTATCATATGCTGGAGCAGACGGAGCGAAAGGATCTGAGCAAAGACGAAATAGACTATTGCATGCTGCGCAGTAAAATTCTTTTAGAACAACGAAAAGATCTGGCCGCTGCCTTAGATGCTCTATTTTTGGACCTGCGCCAGGCTGCGAAACGGCACAAGGTATACCGGCAGTTCAAACTCTACAACGATCCGCGCTTCAATCCCGCTCTGTATCGAAATCGGTGA